The Flaviramulus sp. BrNp1-15 genome includes the window GTCAAGGTAGTGGTGGTAACTTAATTAATAGCAACTTATATCGCGGGTTGATGCCAACTTCTGGTTATACCAACTGGCATGAAGATATTTTAAATCGTTGGACACCTACCAATACAAATACTAATGTACCACGAGTAGTGTTTTTAGATCCTAATAATAATGGTAGAGATTCGAACAGACCCGGATGGTTACAAAAGGGAGATTATTTCAGAATCAATACTATTTCTTTAGGGTATTCTTTACCAGATGATTTAGTATCTAAGTTACATTTATCTAAAGCTAGATTTTATGTGACTTTACAGAATGTGGCGGTTATTTCTGAATATAAAGGTTATAACCCAGATTTCCAATCAGGAATACTTAATCCTGGATTCGATTTTGGTACGTTTCCAAGACCAATGACTTCAATGTTAGGTGTACAATTAAAATTTTAAATGTTACGAAAAATGAAAAAATACAAAACAAAAATAGTTTTACTAGCACTTACAGCAGCCTTATTTTGTGGGTGTGAAAAGGAACTGGAAATAGTAAATCCAAACCAATTGGCTTCAGAAGCCTATTATACAAATCAAGATCAAGCCATAGCTTCTGTTGATGCAGTTTATAACGCATTAATAATTGATGGTACTTTTCAGCGAATGACTCCAGCTGTTAATGATAGCAGAAGTGATGAAATTAGGTCAAGAAGTCCATGGGCTTTTCTATCTCAAACAGCCAACTTTACAGTACCAGCTACAGATGGTGCTGTAGGATGGTGTTATGAAGGCTACTATGTATTAATTAATCGTGCAAATCAAGCTTTAGAAAATGTACCGAATGTTGAAGATGTAGATTCAGGTTTAAAAGACCGTTTATTAGGGCAAGCTTATTTTTTAAGAGCCTTGGCTTATTTTAACTTAACTAACATTTTTGATAACGTACCTCTTTTACTTACGGTACCAAAGTCAGGTGATGATTTTTATCCTTCTAATCAAGATGTGACTCAAGAAATGATTTACGCTCAGGTTGAAGCAGATTTAATTGAAGCTATTGCTAAACTACCTGTAAATTATGCCTCAGTAAGTGGGCCAGATACAGGTCAAGTTGGTAGAGCTACAAAAGGTGCAGCCCAATCTCTTATGGGAAAACTTAAATTATATCAAGGATTACATGATGAAGCATTACCTTATTTTCAGGAAGTTGTAAACTCTCAAGAGTATGAGTTGTCAGATAATTATGGTGGTTTATTTTCGCAAGACCCAGGAATTGAAGCAGCTAATCCTGGAAGAATATTTTGGGCAGAATTTACACAAAGTCAAAATTCAGATTTAAACTGGGGAGGCGATCCAAACGTAAATTGGAGACAGTTTCTTGCTGTATCTCCAACTTACTCTGGTGCCGATTTTTACGATTATTTTCCAACACAATTTTTAGTTGATGAATTATCACAAGAAAGAACAGTTGATGATGAAATAGATCCCCGTTTCTCAGCTACAATTTTGTCTTATCAGCCAGATGAAGGTTTAACGCAAGCTTATGGGACAGATTATTTTTTAGATCCTAATTTATTTTATATAGCAAAATACACATTAGCAAATGAAGGTGGAGACCCTTTTACAAGTGGTATTAATTATCATGTTATACGTTTTGCCGATGTTTTATTAATGTATGCAGAATGTTTAGCAAACACAGGTAATATTCCATTAGCTGCAGCGCAAGTACAACGTGTAAGAGACAGAGCGAATTTACCAGATAGAGAAGCGGAATTTGCAGGATATGCTTTACCTCAGTTTATGGAACAGTTAGCACACGAACGTCTTACTGAACTTGCTATAGAAGGTTCAAGATATCAAGATTTAAAACGTTGGGGCTGGTTAGATGATACTAATAAGTTAAATGAACTTAAGGCACATGATCCAGAGTTTAACACGTTTGTACCTAATCGTAAATATCAACCTATTGTTCAAGAAGAACTAGATCGTAATCCTAATATGGTTGGTAACGCTGCGAATCAAGGTTAAGAATAGAAGTTTAGTTTTAGTAATAATTTGTTTTTAAAAAAATTGATGCTTGAAAGTTATAGGCAACATAGTTGTTTTGTTTATTGTATGTCTTACAGTTGGTTGTAATAAAAGCGGTGAGAACAGTACATTATTTCAACGCGTTAGTGCTAATTATTCAGGCATCAATTTTAAAAATGAAATTTCTACTAATGACTCAATAAATATTTTAAATTATGAATACCTATATAATGGAGGAGGAGTAGGCATAGGATATTTTAATAATGATAATTTACCAGATGTTTTTTTTACAGGTAATATTAGTAAAAGTAGAATCTATATTAATAAAGGAGAACTAAAATTTGAAGATATTACTGAAACATCAAAAATTAATACCAAAGGTAAATGGTGTACTGGTATTAGTGTTATTGATATAAACCAAGATGGTTTAGATGATTTATATATATCAGTTGGTGGAATGGGAAACAAAAATAAGTTTCCCAATTTACTTTATATAAACAATGGTGATTTAACATTTACAGAATCTGCGGCACAATATGGACTTGCAGACAAAGGAGAATCCATACAATCAATTTTTTTTGATTATGATTTGGATGGTGATTTAGATATGTACTTACTTACTGGCGGAGGTTTTGAAAATTCAGCAATTAATGTTCGCCCGATGCTTAAGAATGGTAGTAGTAGAAATACAGACAGGCTTTATAGAAATGATTTTAATAAGAGTTTAGGTCATCCTGTTTTTACAGACGTTTCTAATGAAGCTGGAATTAACATAGAAGGTTTTGGATTAGGTGTTTCTGTTTTTGATGTAAATAATGACGGTTGGCCAGATTTGTATATTTCTAATGATTATTTGTCAAAAGATTTACTTTATGTGAATCAACAAAATGGAAGTTTTAAAGAGTTAGGGCATGATTATTTCGGTCATTCAAGTCACTTCTCTATGGGTAACGATATCGCAGATATTAATAATGATGGTTTCTTAGACATTGTAACCATGGATATGCTGCCAGAAAATGTAAAAAGAAGAAAATTAATGTCTGGTGCTAATTCATATGACATATTTCAAATAGCCTTAAGATTTGGTTATGGACATCAACACATGCGAAATATGCTTCAACTCAATAATGGAAATAAAACTTTTAGTGAAATTGGTCAATTAGCAGGTATTGATAAAACAGATTGGAGTTGGGCTCCTTTACTAGCAGATTTTGACAACGATGGCTATAATGATTTATATATAACCAATGGTTTTGGAAAAGATATTACTGATATGGATTTTGTGAAATTCAGACAAAGTAAAGCATCATCGTTTAAAAATATAGAGAATATTAAAAAATCGGTAATAGACTGTTTATATTACAGACCAGCAATTAAAGTTGCTAATTATGCTTATAAAAATAATGGTAATTTAACTTTTAACAAGGTAACAGAAAATTGGGGATTTAATGAGGAATCTATATCTAATGGAGCAGCTTATGCTGATTTGGATCTTGATGGTGATTTAGATTTGCTTGTAAATAACATTAATCAAATAGCATTCGTTTACAAGAATACTATAAATGATAAAAAAATAAAATCATCAAATTATCTTCAAGTAATCTTAGAAGGAAATCCTAAAAACCAAAAAGGTATCGGAGCAGAGGTTACCTTATATGCTAATGATATAAAACAAACAAAATATAATCAACCTGTAAAAGGTTTTCAAAGCACTATTGATAGTAAACTTCATTTTGGTCTTAACAATAACAATAGAATTGATAGTTTAATTGTTAAATGGCCAGATGGAAAAGTTAGCATTAAAGAAAATGTTGATATTAATACTTTAATTAAAGTAAAATATACCAATACATTACCTGAAGTAACTACTACTAGAACAAGTAAAGGAAAAACTTTTTTCTATAAAGATTCAATCATTCAACATATACATAAAGAACGTTACTATAATGATTATGCTACACAATTACTACTAATGCAAGGTTATTCTAATCAAGGACCTGGTTTGGCTGTAGGTGATTTAAACAATGATGGTTTAGAAGATATTTTTGTTGCTGGAGCATATGGTTCTAATTCAACAATTCTCTATCAAAATAAAAAGGGTAATTTCGAAACTACTGAAATACTAAATACTCAGATATATGAAGATGAAGGTGCTCTAATTTTTGATGCAAATAATGATGGTCTTCAAGATTTATATGTTGTTAGTGGTGGCTCAGAAAGATATGATGGACATAAAAGTTATCAAGACAGAATATATTATAATGATGGTAATAAACTTATAGAAGGAACTCTTCCAACAATGCTTACAAGTACTTCAACAATTACTGGAGGCGACTATGATAATGATGGTGATATTGATCTATTTATTGGAGGTCGCATTACTCCTGGTAAATTTCCTAAAGCACCTAAAAGTTATATTTTAGAAAATAATTCTGGAAGTTTTACAGATGTAACAAATATAGTATGTCCGTTTTTAAATGATGCAGGTATGATTACATCTGCAGTATGGACAGATTTTAATAATGATACAAATTTAGATTTGGTTATTGTTGGTGAGTTTATGCCAATTACCTTTTTACAAGGTACCGGTAAACAACTCAAAAATATTTCAGAAAACACTACTTTATCACAAACCACCGGATTATGGAACAGTATACAATCTGGTGATTTTGATAATGATGGTGATATAGATTTTGTTGCTGGAAATCTAGGGTTAAATTCAATTATTAAATCCACCAAAAATCATCCTTTTAAACTAGATTATGCAGATTTTGATAATAATGGTTTTATAGACCCAATTTATTCAAAATATGAAGATGGAAATTATTATCCTGTAGCATCATTGGATAATCTTACACAACAGTTACCTCAACTAAAAAAGAAATTTTTGTACTATAATACTTTTGCAACATCTACAACAGATGATATAATAAGTTTATTCAATACACCATATAAAACATTAGAAGTACAAGAACTTAAGAGCTCTTATATAGAGAATTTAGGCAATAATAACTTTTCAATTTCAGAATTACCCTTAGAAGTACAAATATCTCCTGTTAATGGTATTCTTTCAGAAGATATTAACAATGATGGTTTGTTAGATATCATATTAGTTGGAAACAACTATAATACAGAAGTAAATGGGGGTAGATATGATGCTTCAATAGGTAATGTTCTTTTAAACAATGGTAAAGGAGAATTCAATATAATTAATAATAAAAAATCTGGATTATCAATTATTGGAGATTCAAAAAGTATTGTAAAAGTAAATGTAAAAAATAAATCCTTGGTTGTTGTAGGTATAAATAATAGCGTGATTAATTCATTTGTTTTAGAAAAGGAAAAAAATGGTCATTTAGAACCAAAGAATAATGAAGTATATGCTCTAATCACATTTATAGATGGAGGAACTAGGAAAATAGAATTTACTTTAGGAGGAGGATATTTATCTCAATCTTCAAAGGCAATAGATATAAGTTCAAAAATGGAGAAAATAACATTTTATAATAAATCAGGAGATATAACACGCTCACTTGATTTAACAACAAAGTAAAAATTAGTTTGATTATTTGAGTTAGTCAAATTTCCTATGGCAAGTTTTAAAGCTTCTTGCCATAGGATAAAATTTAAAAAATAAATTATGAATAGAACACTATTAAAACTTAGACAAACATTTATTGTTTTTTTTATCACTGTTATTGGTTTCTCACAAAGTGATAAAACAGTAATAGAAATTAAAAACGATGATGAATCGCCTATTATTAGCAAACATATTTATGGACATTTTGCAGAACATTTAGGACGATGTATTTATGATGGTATTTATGTAGGTGAAAATAGTAAAATACCAAATACTAATGGTGTAAGAAATGATATTATAGATGCTTTAAAAGCTATTAAAATACCTAATTTACGCTGGCCGGGTGGTTGTTTTGCCGATACATATCACTGGAAAGATGGTGTAGGACCTAAAAAAGATAGACCATCAATGGTTAATAGATGGTGGGGAGGCGTTGTTGAAGATAATAGCTTTGGAACCCATGATTTTTTAAATCTATGTGAGGTATTAGGAACAGAACCATATTTAGCAGCTAATGTGGGGAGTAGTACAGTAAAAGATTTTACCGAATATATACAGTACGTAGGGCATAAGGAAGGAAGTCCAATGTCTGACTACAGAATTGAAAACGGAAGAAAAGAACCTTGGAAAGTTAAATATTGGGGAGTTGGTAACGAAATGTGGGGCTGTGGAGGTAACATGACACCAGAGCATTATGCTAATATTTATAGGCAATATGCTACTTTTATGACAGATTGGACTAATAGCGATGGACTTTTTAGAATTGCATCAGGAGCTAATGTAGCAGATTACCACTGGACAGAAGTGTTAATGAGAGACATACCAAAATTTTTAATTGAAGGTGTTGCTTTACATTCTTACTCTTTTGTGGAATGGAATAAAAAAGGGTCATCTACAAAATTTAACGAAGCTCAATATTTTTCAACTATGCAAACTGCTCTTAAAATGGAAGAGTTAATAATCAAGCATACGGCAATTATGGATAAATACGATCCTAAAAATGAAATTGCTTTAATAGTTGATGAATGGGGTGGTTGGTATGAAGTTGAAGAAGGAACTAATCCTGGTTTTTTATACCAACAAAATACTATACGAGATGCTATGATTGCAGGTACTACCCTTAATATCTTTAATAACCATAGCGATAGAGTTAAAATGGCAAATTTAGCTCAAACAGTTAATGTTTTACAAGCGGTAATATTAACCGAAGGTGAAAAAATGTTGTTAACACCAACTTATCATGTAATGAAAATGTATACTGTTCACCATGATGCAAAACTTTTACCATTATCTTTTACTTCACCATCATATGAATTTAATAATGAATCACTTCCAGCGATTTCTGCTTCTGCCTCAAAAGATAAAGATGGAGTTGTACACATATCTTTAGTTAATATCGATTCTAGTAAGGAAAACACATTAGAAATAGATTGCTCAAACCTTGACATAAAAGATTTTACAGGCAGTATTTTAACATCAAAAAATCTTCAAGATCATAATACTTTTGATAACCCTACAAAAATTCAAACCACAACATTTAAAGATTTTAAGTTCAAAAAAGGAAAGTTAAAGATAATATTACCACCATTTTCAGTAGTGATTTTAGAAAGCAAGTAATATATTTTGTTATGAATAAAAGAAAATTTAATTTTAAATTTATAGTAATACTGGGGTTGTTTTTAATAACACTTTTGGTAAGTTGTTCTAAAGATGATCCAGTTGGAGGGCAAGGTACACCAAACCCAACTCCAACCCCCGATCCCGATCCTGAACCTACTACAACAGTTTACACAGTAGATAACATATCAGACACTTATTACGATGTTGCAGGTGTCGAGAATATAGCTAATTGGGGACCATATAATGTTCACGATCCTTCGATAATTAAAGAGGGAGGCACATATTATTGTTATAATACAGATGTATCATTTGGTTCTGATGTTAGACCTGGTATTCAAATCCGTAAATCCACAGATTTAATCAACTGGGAGTGGGTAGGTTGGGTTTTTAATGCTTTACCTTCAAAGGGAAGTGCTTTTATTCAGAGTAAAGGTACTCAACCGTTTAACTCGTTATGGGCACCATATGTTATGAAAGTAGGAAGTGAATTTCGATTATATTATTCATTATCCTCAGAAGTAGGTAGGCTGAGCGTTATCGGTTTAGCAACATCTGATAGTCCCGAAGGACCATGGTTAGAAAAAGATTTGGTAGTAACTTCTGAAGCAGATGGATCTATTCAAACAAATGCTATAGATCCTGCTGTAGTTGTAACACCTGCTGGAGAACATTGGTTTTATTATGGTTCAGCATGGGATGGTATTTATAAATTAAAATTAGATCCAACAACAGGTCTTAATGCCGTAAATGGAGATAAAGGAACTCGAATTGCACAACGTGGTTTTACAGGAGGAACGGTTAATGGAAATATTGAAGGACCTGAGGTTATATACAATGAGCAACAACAAAAATATTACATGTTTATAGCCTATGATTGGTTACAAACTAAATACAATGTAAGAGTTGGTAGAAGTGATAATCCTGATGGACCATTTTATGACTATAATGGATTAGATATAAATACTGAGGTAGATAATACTCCAATGATTTTAGCGCCATATAGATTTAATGATCATTCAGGTTGGCAAGGTGTTTCTCATCCTGGTGTTTTTAATGATGGTAATGGACAGTATTACATGGCGCACCAAGGAAGACCGGGTGAAAATAGTTTTTTTATGGTTTTACATGTTAGAAAAATTCATTGGACCGAAGATGGTTGGCCAATTGTATCACCTGAAAGATATGCAGCAGTGGAACAAGAAACAATTTCAGAGTCAGATCTCATTGGAAATTACGAGGAAATTATATTAGGGTATTCTGTTACACCTGGATATGCAGATGAACAACTTAGTGCAGATTTTCAGTATTCCATAAATTTAGAAATAAATGCTGATGGTTCAATAAATGGAGACACCAATAATTCATGGACATATACTGCGCCTTGGTTAACACTAAATTGGTCTAGCGGTTTTACAGATAAGTTATATGTAGAAAAAGGTAGAGATTGGGAAAATAAGATAGCTTCAACAATTTTATTATCTGGTTTAAATAATGAAGGTACCGCTGTTTGGGGTAAAAAAATAAATTAAATAATATATAAATTGAATAGCAGAAATATAATATTAAGCTTTTACTCAACAGTAATAATAAGCCTTTCTTTTTTTTCATGTAAAAATGAAGTTAAGCAAGAAGAGTCTATTTTAACAAAAGTCGAAACTAATACTAAAGAAAAAGCAATTAACAATCCAATAATTACTGATGTGTTTACTGCAGATCCTGCAGCTATCGTACATAATGATACAGTATATCTATATGCAGGACATGATGAAGCTCCAAACGATTTCAACTTTTATAAAATGAATGAATGGCTCGTGTTTTCATCTACAAATATGGTCGATTGGGAGTCGCATCCTGTTCCTCTTAAAGTGTCCGATTTTAAATGGGCAATTGCAGATGCTTGGGCAGCACAAGTGATAGAACGTAACGGAAAATTCTTTTGGTATGTAACCGTAGAACATAATGAATCTAATTACGGAAAAGCAATAGGTGTTGCGGTTTCAGACAGTCCTACAGGGCCTTTTAAAGACGCTTTGGGTAAAGCTTTAATTACTAATGATATGACCAAAGCAACAGATATTCGTTGGGACGATATAGATCCATCAGTAATTATTGATGATGATGGTCAAGCATATCTTTTCTGGGGAAACACAGCCTGCTATTATGCAAAACTTAAAGACAATATGATTGAGTTAGATGGTGACATTAAAACCATAGACTTACCAAACTTTACAGAAGCACCTTGGATTCATAAAAAAGGAGATTGGTACTATTTATCATATGCATATCAATTTCCAGAGAAAACTGCTTATGCAATGAGTAAATCTATTGAAGGTCCTTGGGAATATAAGGGTATTCTTAACGAATTAGCTGGTAATACAAACACTAACCATCAGGCGATTATTGAATATAAAGGTGAAGATTATTTTATCTATCATACTGGCGGTATTCAACCAAATGGTGGAAGTTTTAGACGTTCAGTATGTATTGACAAATTAAATTACAATGAAGACGGAACACTTCAACGTGTTATTATGACTTCAGAAGGCATTCAAAAATAAAAATTATGAAACTAATAAACCATTACGCAGCACTAATTGTTTTTTTTATATCCATTATTTCTTGTGCACAAACCGATAAACCAATAACTCATGATCCTGTTGTGGCAAAACAAGGCGATACTTATTATTTGTTTTGTACTGGACCAGGAATTACAAGTTTCACTTCAAAAGATTTAAAAACTTGGACAAAAGCAGATCGTGTATTTGCGGAAAGTCCAACATGGGCAAAAGATGTAGCACCTGGTTTTAATGGTCATATCTGGGCACCAGATATTACACTTCATAACGGAATGTATTATTTATATTATTCAATTTCAGCTTTCGGAAAAAACACCTCTGCAATTGGGTTAGTAACCAATTCTACATTGAATCCAGAAGACAAAAATTACAAATGGGAAGATCAAGGTATTGTTATTCAATCTGTACCAAACAGAGATTTATGGAATGCAATTGATCCAAATTTAATATTTGATGAAAACGGTACACCTTGGATGTCTTTCGGTTCATTTTGGAGCGGATTAAAAATGGTAAAGATGAATCCTGATTTGAAATCAGTTGCTCAACCTGAAGAATGGCACACCATTGCAAGACGAGATAGAGATAAAGGTTTAGATGATGACGATCCAGGAAATGCAGCTTTAGAAGGGCCTTTTATTTTTAAAAAAGGTGAATACTACTATCAATTTTTGTCTTGGGATTTTTGCTGTCGTGGTGAAAATAGTACCTATAAATTGGTGGTTGGACGTTCAAAAACAGTTACAGGACCTTATGTTGATAAAGATGGAAAAAAACTCATAGCAGGTGGAGGCTCTTTAGTAATTGAAGGAAACAAAAACTGGTATGGTGTAGGGCATAATAGTGTATTTACTTTTAATGGTAAAGATTACACCTTTATGCATGGTTATGATGCCAGTGATAATGGTAAGCCAAAATTAATTGTCAAAGAAATTACTTGGGTTGATGGTTGGCCAACAGTAAAGCCAATGGATTAATTATGAAGCTATCAAAATACATATTTATTTTATCAATCGCACTTGTTTTACTCAACTGTAAGTCAGATAAAAATGACGTTGCTAAAGCAGATGAAACAAAAACTGGCTATCAAATTGAACCAGTAGATATTCAACATGTAAAAGTAACAGATGAGTTTTGGTTGCCTATTATAAAACGTGTTCAAGAGAAGACTATAGAATATGCCATAACTAAATGCGAAGAAGAAGGTCGTTTAGATAATTTTTTGATTGCTGGCGGACAAATGGAAGGCGAAGTAAAAGGAGCGATGCCTTTTGATGATACCGATGTTTATAAGATTATAGAAGGAGCTTCAAATTCATTGATTAGTGCTCCAAATAAAGAGTTGGAAACCGTTTTAGATTCTTTGGTAAGCATCATAAAAGTTGGTCAAGAAGCAGATGGGTACTTAACCACTTGGCGCACAATAAATCCTGCAAAACCACCAGCACATTGGGTTAAAACTGAAAAAGGCGTACGATGGGATGGTTTATTTATGAGTCATGAGTTGTATAACGCAGGTCATTTATACGAAGCAGCTGCAGTACATTACAAAGCCACAGGTAAACGTAATTTTTTAGATATAGCTTTAAAAAATGCTGATTTAATGGTGAAAACTTTTGGTGAAGGCGAGCAAAAAATTCAAGCAGTTCCTGGACATCAAATTATAGAAACGGGATTAATTAAATTGTATCAAATCACGGGTAAAGAGGATTATTTAAATCTTGCAAAGTACTTTTTGGATAATCGTGGAAATCCTGAAAACCATGAGTTATTTGGTCCATATTCGCAAGATCATATTCCAGTGGTTCAGCAAACAGAAGTAACAGGTCATTCTGTGAGAGCGGTTTATATGTATGCAGCCATGACAGATATTGCGGCTATAAAAAAAGATTCGCTATACGAAAAAGCATCGTACAATCTTTGGGAAAATATGGTTGGTAAAAAAATGTATATCACTGGAGGTATTGGTGCTAAACATGATGGAGAACAGTTTGGAGATAATTATGAGTTGCCAAACCTTACTGCATATAGCGAAACCTGTGCAGCTATTGGGAGTGTGTATTGGAACCACAAACTACATCAGTTAACGGGTGATGTTAAATATCTTGATGTATTAGAACGTACCCTTTATAATGGCTTAATTTCAGGATTATCGCTAGATGGAACTAACTTTTTCTATCCTAATGCTTTAGAATCTGATGGTGTTTATAAATCCAATCGTGGCTCATGTACACGTCAATCTTGGTTTGATTGTTCATGCTGTCCAACCAATGTTATTCGTTTTGTGCCATCAATTCCAGGTTTGATTTATTCAAAAAGTAAAAACACAGTTTACGTTAACTTATATGCAACCAACAATGCAACCATCAATTTAGATGGGAAAACAGTTAAAGTAACCCAACAAACATCTTACCCTTGGAACGGAACAGTAAACATCACTGTTGATGCAAATTCTGAAGTTACAGTTAAATTTAGAGTTCCAGGTTGGAGTAGAAACGAAGTGTTACCTAGTGATTTATACACGTATTCAAATATTTCTAACGCAAAACCAACACTTAGTATTAATGGAAAAAAAGTAGAAACTTCAATAAGAGGTGGCTATTTTGAAGTAACTAGAAATTGGAAAGCAGATGACAACATTGAAATAATTTTCCCAATGGAAGTTAGAACCGTTAAAGCTAACGATAAAGTTGTAGAAGATAGAGGTAAACTATCCTTAGAGTATGGACCATTAGTATATGCAGTAGAAGAGGTTGATAATACAAAATTCGATAAAATTACGGTGTCACCTAACGACAAATTTACTGTTCAAAAGCAAAATATTTTAGAGGGTGTTAATACTATTTCGAATGAAAATTTAAAAGCCATTCCTTACTATGCTTGGTCTAACAGAGGAGTAAATAAGATGAAGGTATGGTTGCCAATCAAAGAGTAATTTTTAAATAATTTAGTTAGTGTGATAAAAACCAAGTACATTTTTAAAATTTTATTTTTTATTGGGGTTTGCCTATTTCAATTTTCAGGAAATGGTCAGGAAAAACCATTAGAAATAAAAATTGACGCAAATGAAGAAATAGGGACAATGAAACCTATCTGGTCTTGGTGGGGTTATGACGAACCTAACTATACTTACATGAAAGACGGAAAAAAACTGCTTTCTGAGATTGCTTCATTTAGTCCGGTTCCTGTTTTTATTCGCACCCACAGTTTGTTGGTAACAGGTGAAGGTACTCATGCACTTAAATGGGGTTCAACTAATGCTTATACCGAAGATGAAAACGGAAACCCAATTTATGATTGGACTATTGTCGATAGAATATTTGATACTTACATTGAAAGAGGTATGAAACCTTTTGCCCAAATAGGTTTTATGCCAGAAGCATTATCAGCAAAACCTGAACCATATCGTCATTATTGGAAACCTGGTGCGAAATATGAAGATATTTATACCGGATGGGCATACCCACCAAAAGATTATGAAAAATGGGCAGAATTGGTTTATCAATGGGTTTCACATTGTGTGGAGCGATATGGTAAGGAAGAAGTAGAGAGTTGGTACTGGGAACTTTGGAACGAGCCGAATATTGGCTATTGGCAAGGTACAACCGAAGAATACATTAAACTTTATGACTACAGCGCCGATGCGGTAAAAAGAGCATTGCCAACAGCAAAAATGGGAGGACCAGAAACTACAGGCCCTAGATGGGACGTTGCAGAAGAATTTTTGCGCACTTTTTTAGATCATGTTAAAAGTGGGAAAAA containing:
- a CDS encoding glycoside hydrolase family 43 protein produces the protein MLTKVETNTKEKAINNPIITDVFTADPAAIVHNDTVYLYAGHDEAPNDFNFYKMNEWLVFSSTNMVDWESHPVPLKVSDFKWAIADAWAAQVIERNGKFFWYVTVEHNESNYGKAIGVAVSDSPTGPFKDALGKALITNDMTKATDIRWDDIDPSVIIDDDGQAYLFWGNTACYYAKLKDNMIELDGDIKTIDLPNFTEAPWIHKKGDWYYLSYAYQFPEKTAYAMSKSIEGPWEYKGILNELAGNTNTNHQAIIEYKGEDYFIYHTGGIQPNGGSFRRSVCIDKLNYNEDGTLQRVIMTSEGIQK
- a CDS encoding glycoside hydrolase family 127 protein; this translates as MKLSKYIFILSIALVLLNCKSDKNDVAKADETKTGYQIEPVDIQHVKVTDEFWLPIIKRVQEKTIEYAITKCEEEGRLDNFLIAGGQMEGEVKGAMPFDDTDVYKIIEGASNSLISAPNKELETVLDSLVSIIKVGQEADGYLTTWRTINPAKPPAHWVKTEKGVRWDGLFMSHELYNAGHLYEAAAVHYKATGKRNFLDIALKNADLMVKTFGEGEQKIQAVPGHQIIETGLIKLYQITGKEDYLNLAKYFLDNRGNPENHELFGPYSQDHIPVVQQTEVTGHSVRAVYMYAAMTDIAAIKKDSLYEKASYNLWENMVGKKMYITGGIGAKHDGEQFGDNYELPNLTAYSETCAAIGSVYWNHKLHQLTGDVKYLDVLERTLYNGLISGLSLDGTNFFYPNALESDGVYKSNRGSCTRQSWFDCSCCPTNVIRFVPSIPGLIYSKSKNTVYVNLYATNNATINLDGKTVKVTQQTSYPWNGTVNITVDANSEVTVKFRVPGWSRNEVLPSDLYTYSNISNAKPTLSINGKKVETSIRGGYFEVTRNWKADDNIEIIFPMEVRTVKANDKVVEDRGKLSLEYGPLVYAVEEVDNTKFDKITVSPNDKFTVQKQNILEGVNTISNENLKAIPYYAWSNRGVNKMKVWLPIKE
- a CDS encoding arabinan endo-1,5-alpha-L-arabinosidase — its product is MNKRKFNFKFIVILGLFLITLLVSCSKDDPVGGQGTPNPTPTPDPDPEPTTTVYTVDNISDTYYDVAGVENIANWGPYNVHDPSIIKEGGTYYCYNTDVSFGSDVRPGIQIRKSTDLINWEWVGWVFNALPSKGSAFIQSKGTQPFNSLWAPYVMKVGSEFRLYYSLSSEVGRLSVIGLATSDSPEGPWLEKDLVVTSEADGSIQTNAIDPAVVVTPAGEHWFYYGSAWDGIYKLKLDPTTGLNAVNGDKGTRIAQRGFTGGTVNGNIEGPEVIYNEQQQKYYMFIAYDWLQTKYNVRVGRSDNPDGPFYDYNGLDINTEVDNTPMILAPYRFNDHSGWQGVSHPGVFNDGNGQYYMAHQGRPGENSFFMVLHVRKIHWTEDGWPIVSPERYAAVEQETISESDLIGNYEEIILGYSVTPGYADEQLSADFQYSINLEINADGSINGDTNNSWTYTAPWLTLNWSSGFTDKLYVEKGRDWENKIASTILLSGLNNEGTAVWGKKIN
- a CDS encoding arabinan endo-1,5-alpha-L-arabinosidase is translated as MKLINHYAALIVFFISIISCAQTDKPITHDPVVAKQGDTYYLFCTGPGITSFTSKDLKTWTKADRVFAESPTWAKDVAPGFNGHIWAPDITLHNGMYYLYYSISAFGKNTSAIGLVTNSTLNPEDKNYKWEDQGIVIQSVPNRDLWNAIDPNLIFDENGTPWMSFGSFWSGLKMVKMNPDLKSVAQPEEWHTIARRDRDKGLDDDDPGNAALEGPFIFKKGEYYYQFLSWDFCCRGENSTYKLVVGRSKTVTGPYVDKDGKKLIAGGGSLVIEGNKNWYGVGHNSVFTFNGKDYTFMHGYDASDNGKPKLIVKEITWVDGWPTVKPMD